A genomic segment from Legionella micdadei encodes:
- a CDS encoding type I restriction endonuclease subunit R, translating into MINEDQVEQLAIQWFQELGYDYLYGPDIAYDGINPLRADYQSVLIERRLSSALSRLNPNAPASTIEEAIAKLKNPQKASLIQNNLSFHHMLTQGIGLEVKTEDGWQGERIKLIDFHHPENNDFLIVNQFTLKGSKMNRRPDIVVFINGIPISVIELKNPADESADIFKAYNDLQTYKQEIEDLFIFNEACIISDGINARIGSLTASEERYMYWRTVKDEADRPLLSYELEILIRGFFDKALLLDYLQYFILFEDNGKSIIKKIAGYHQFHAVREAVNSVIEAAKKKHRKGGVVWHTQGSGKSISMVCFASKLTKQAEMKNPTLLVVTDRNDLDGQLYGTFCKSTQLLGQQPVQMDSIDALREYLSNKPAGGIIFTTIQKFSLKKDEEHFPLLSDRENIVVIADEAHRSQYGFDAMLDDDGSFKYGYAQHLRDAVPNATFLGFTGTPIEGTDRDTRAVFGDYISIYDIEDAVKDGATVPIYYESRLAKLDLDSEILKEIDEDVSCLVEDEELANREQFKSKWTALEKLVGAEQRIKQVAHDLVCHFEERTAAIRGKGMIVAMSRHIAVRMYDVIIAERPDWHSEDPLKGKIKIIMTGTKSDDTIMQPHLYSKKIKEDIEKRFKDPDDELQLVIVRDMWLTGFDAPCAHTMYIDKPMKAHNLMQAITRINRVFKDKKGGVVVDYIGIASELKSALKDYANSGGKGRTTVDVAEALAEFLKRLDIVRNMYHSFDYSAYQTNAHQLLVPAANHILGLDDGKKRYLDEVLALSKAFSLCATTDEARICREEVAFFQAIKSVIQKASRSNRKGIDKQAAIKQIIDNAIISEGVEDIFELAGLDKPNIGILSEEFLEDVAHMPYKNLAVELLEKLINDNIKAKTRCNVILEKKFSERLQASMNKYHNRAIQTAQVIEELIQMAKDMAKATQHGQDLGLNDDELAFYDALAENESAIRELGDETLKKIAQELTLKLRNSISVDWQKRDSVRAKMRNLIRIILRRYKYPPDKQADAINLVMDQAAALSDQWSQRL; encoded by the coding sequence ATGATTAATGAAGATCAAGTTGAACAACTGGCTATCCAATGGTTCCAAGAACTAGGTTATGATTACTTATATGGTCCCGATATTGCGTATGATGGCATAAACCCATTAAGAGCAGATTATCAATCTGTCCTCATTGAAAGGCGATTAAGCTCAGCCTTGAGTAGGTTGAATCCCAATGCGCCGGCCTCTACTATTGAAGAAGCTATAGCGAAACTTAAGAATCCACAAAAAGCCAGTCTCATTCAAAATAATTTGTCCTTTCACCACATGCTAACGCAAGGAATCGGATTGGAAGTGAAAACGGAAGATGGTTGGCAAGGTGAGCGGATTAAATTAATTGATTTTCATCACCCAGAAAATAATGATTTTCTGATCGTGAACCAGTTTACGCTGAAAGGCAGTAAGATGAATCGCAGGCCAGATATTGTAGTTTTCATCAATGGTATCCCTATCTCTGTGATTGAGCTAAAAAACCCTGCGGATGAATCTGCTGATATTTTTAAGGCTTATAATGACTTGCAAACCTACAAACAGGAAATTGAAGATTTATTCATTTTCAATGAGGCTTGCATCATTAGTGATGGAATTAATGCTCGAATCGGTTCGCTAACTGCCTCAGAAGAACGTTACATGTATTGGAGAACCGTCAAGGATGAAGCAGATAGACCTTTATTGTCCTATGAATTGGAAATTTTAATTCGTGGTTTTTTTGATAAAGCTTTGCTGTTGGATTACTTACAGTATTTCATATTATTTGAAGATAATGGCAAGTCTATTATTAAAAAAATTGCTGGGTACCATCAGTTTCATGCAGTTAGAGAAGCTGTGAATTCGGTAATTGAAGCCGCTAAGAAAAAACACCGTAAAGGTGGTGTGGTCTGGCATACTCAAGGCTCTGGTAAATCAATTTCCATGGTGTGTTTTGCCAGCAAATTGACCAAGCAAGCAGAAATGAAAAACCCAACTTTGTTGGTGGTAACTGATCGCAATGATCTCGACGGTCAGCTGTACGGCACCTTTTGCAAATCAACACAACTGCTTGGCCAACAGCCGGTGCAAATGGATAGTATCGATGCCTTACGTGAGTATCTGAGCAACAAGCCTGCGGGTGGCATTATATTCACCACCATTCAAAAATTTTCTTTGAAAAAGGATGAAGAGCATTTCCCTTTGCTGTCAGATCGGGAAAATATTGTGGTGATTGCTGATGAAGCGCATCGCAGTCAATATGGTTTTGATGCCATGCTTGATGACGATGGTAGTTTTAAATATGGCTATGCTCAACATTTACGAGACGCTGTTCCCAATGCGACCTTTCTTGGATTTACCGGAACACCTATTGAAGGTACAGATCGCGATACACGAGCTGTGTTTGGTGATTACATTTCCATTTATGATATTGAAGACGCAGTTAAGGATGGCGCAACAGTTCCAATCTATTATGAAAGCCGTTTGGCCAAACTTGATTTAGATTCTGAAATCCTCAAAGAAATTGATGAGGATGTGAGTTGTTTGGTTGAAGATGAAGAGCTGGCGAATCGAGAACAATTCAAAAGCAAATGGACGGCATTGGAAAAATTGGTTGGTGCTGAACAGCGAATAAAACAAGTAGCACATGATCTAGTTTGCCATTTTGAAGAACGAACCGCAGCCATACGCGGTAAAGGGATGATTGTTGCGATGAGCCGACATATTGCCGTTCGCATGTATGATGTCATTATTGCTGAGCGCCCAGACTGGCATAGTGAGGATCCCCTCAAAGGTAAAATAAAAATTATCATGACAGGTACAAAAAGTGACGATACCATCATGCAACCACATTTGTATTCTAAAAAAATTAAAGAAGACATTGAAAAAAGGTTTAAGGATCCAGACGATGAGCTGCAACTAGTGATCGTTCGTGATATGTGGCTCACCGGTTTTGATGCCCCCTGCGCCCATACAATGTACATCGACAAACCCATGAAAGCGCACAATCTCATGCAAGCTATTACTCGAATCAACCGGGTATTCAAGGATAAAAAAGGTGGTGTAGTCGTTGACTATATTGGAATTGCCAGTGAACTTAAGTCAGCACTCAAAGATTATGCTAATTCAGGAGGCAAAGGACGAACCACTGTAGACGTAGCCGAAGCATTGGCTGAATTTTTAAAGCGTCTAGATATTGTTCGCAATATGTATCATAGCTTTGATTATTCTGCCTATCAAACTAATGCTCATCAACTTCTGGTTCCTGCTGCCAACCATATTCTTGGTTTGGATGATGGAAAAAAACGCTATTTAGATGAGGTTCTCGCTTTATCAAAAGCATTTAGCCTATGCGCCACAACAGACGAAGCCAGAATATGCCGCGAAGAGGTTGCATTTTTTCAAGCAATCAAGTCGGTTATCCAAAAAGCATCTCGCTCTAATCGAAAAGGCATTGATAAGCAGGCCGCTATCAAACAAATCATTGATAATGCAATTATCTCTGAAGGTGTAGAAGATATTTTCGAATTAGCAGGATTAGATAAACCGAATATTGGTATTTTGTCAGAGGAGTTTCTGGAAGATGTTGCACACATGCCCTATAAAAACCTGGCAGTTGAGTTATTAGAAAAACTCATCAATGACAATATCAAAGCCAAGACCCGATGCAACGTGATTCTGGAAAAGAAATTCAGTGAACGGCTACAAGCATCAATGAACAAGTATCACAACCGTGCAATCCAAACTGCACAGGTTATCGAAGAGTTGATTCAAATGGCTAAGGACATGGCTAAAGCAACACAGCATGGCCAAGATCTTGGGTTAAATGATGATGAACTCGCTTTCTATGATGCACTGGCTGAAAATGAAAGCGCTATCCGAGAGTTGGGTGATGAAACTTTAAAGAAAATTGCCCAAGAGTTAACACTAAAACTACGTAATAGTATAAGTGTAGATTGGCAAAAGAGAGATAGTGTCAGAGCAAAAATGCGCAACTTAATTCGCATTATATTACGGAGATATAAATATCCACCAGATAAGCAAGCTGATGCAATCAATTTGGTTATGGATCAAGCAGCTGCTTTGAGTGATCAGTGGAGCCAAAGATTATGA
- a CDS encoding IS256 family transposase, protein MSKNKKIDLSNFDFNDFKSEALTQLKSGQSLTGKDGILTPLIKELLEAALEGEMEAHISDCHDSGLTNRRNGKTSKLMKSTTGIFELDTPRDREGLFEPEIVKKRQTVLNESLDNKVLALYALGMSYEAISEHLAEMYGLDVSSAKISLITDKLLPMITEWRNRSLESIYPIAFLDAMHFKVRVEGKVTSKAFYTVLAVTPEGKKDILGLYLSETEGARFWLGVLNDLKARGVEDILIASIDGLKGFPEAIAEVFPKTEIQLCVVHQIRNSLKYVVSKDQKAFMADLKLVYKASSKDLAEHHLLELEEKWGKKYPAVMKSWNNNWEALSQYFKYPEELRRIIYTTNIVEGFHRQIRKYTKNKGAFTSENALIKLIYCACQKVLEKWSQPMHNWALIASQLHIYFEDRMNLRLR, encoded by the coding sequence ATGAGTAAGAATAAAAAGATAGATTTATCCAATTTTGATTTCAATGATTTTAAGTCTGAAGCCTTAACGCAATTAAAGTCTGGCCAGTCCCTTACTGGTAAAGACGGTATCTTAACTCCTCTGATCAAAGAGCTTCTTGAAGCAGCCTTAGAAGGTGAAATGGAGGCTCACATTTCTGATTGTCATGATTCAGGCCTAACCAATCGTCGCAATGGCAAAACATCCAAGTTAATGAAATCTACAACTGGTATTTTTGAATTAGACACTCCACGGGACAGAGAAGGACTTTTTGAGCCTGAAATTGTTAAGAAGCGCCAAACAGTATTGAATGAGTCATTAGATAATAAAGTGCTGGCCTTATATGCCCTAGGTATGAGCTATGAAGCCATTAGTGAGCACCTGGCTGAAATGTATGGTCTAGACGTATCCTCAGCTAAAATAAGCCTCATCACGGATAAATTGTTGCCTATGATTACCGAATGGCGCAATAGGTCTTTAGAGTCTATATATCCTATTGCCTTTTTAGACGCGATGCATTTTAAAGTACGTGTTGAGGGCAAAGTCACAAGTAAGGCATTTTACACGGTCCTTGCCGTTACTCCTGAGGGCAAGAAAGATATTTTAGGGCTTTATTTGTCAGAAACTGAAGGCGCGCGGTTTTGGCTTGGTGTCTTAAATGACCTTAAAGCACGAGGGGTAGAAGATATTCTTATTGCGAGTATCGATGGACTTAAGGGTTTTCCCGAAGCTATTGCTGAAGTCTTTCCTAAAACAGAAATCCAACTATGTGTAGTTCACCAAATACGAAACTCCCTGAAGTATGTTGTTAGTAAAGACCAAAAGGCATTCATGGCTGATTTAAAGCTTGTGTATAAGGCCTCTAGCAAAGATTTAGCTGAGCATCATTTGCTTGAACTAGAGGAGAAATGGGGCAAGAAATACCCAGCAGTTATGAAGTCATGGAATAATAACTGGGAGGCTTTGTCTCAATACTTCAAATACCCCGAAGAGCTAAGACGTATCATTTACACCACGAACATCGTAGAGGGGTTCCATCGCCAAATTCGCAAGTACACCAAAAACAAAGGCGCTTTCACTAGTGAAAACGCACTGATAAAGCTTATTTATTGTGCCTGCCAAAAAGTACTGGAAAAATGGAGTCAGCCCATGCACAATTGGGCGCTTATCGCGTCTCAGCTTCATATTTATTTTGAAGACCGTATGAACCTGAGACTTAGATAA